In Bacillus rossius redtenbacheri isolate Brsri chromosome 11, Brsri_v3, whole genome shotgun sequence, the DNA window GGCCTATTTCAAGCGTCTCGGGGCAGAAATATCAGAGGAAAAGTCACCCAAAGGCATAGAAGATGACTTACACAAGATAATTGGAGTCTGTGATGCTTGCTTTAAGGAAGcaaatgaaaatgaaattgaGAGTGTCCTTAATGGCATTGTGTCAATGTTAGTCTTGGTAAGTTTGAGCTTGTAATTGAAAAATTCAGTTATTTATCTATCTAGCAAAGGGTTGCAtctgagaaaagaaaaaaaaaattctagcaaTCTCTGAAATAATACGTCAACATAATTTGCTTTGTTATtttgtcaatttttattttattttttaaattaaagttctaCAGAATGATATTTTGCATGTCCTATCCAAGTATGTATTGAAAAGAGAAATATTTCTACGATATTCCATTCCCATATTAATCTGTATTTTTAATGGTCTAAAAAGTGATAATGGCAGTATTTGTATCTCCGAACTTaatcaaattttgttttcaattttaaatttaaattcacaatgtaaaatatttatgtaactatAATTTTGCAGTAAGCAGTCGTATGCAGGTTTGTTTAACttcgtaaattattattaaatattctcaatgaaaatttaacttgtaCGGCGTTACGAGGTATGCATAGTGTTACAAACCAGTAAAGATGTTGAAGCTATAAGTTTTGGTTTTTTGCCTGGCTGTGAAATTTGTTTTATAGAAGCAAATGAAGTTGCTATCTAAATcagcaattattattattattattattatttttaatagctGTCAGCTCTTTTGACATCTAGAAGATAAGGAGTTAACCGCAGTTGCAATAAAGTTTTTCCAATATTTCCCAGATACCTGTCGAGCGAGCTGAGAACCTCATCCTTGCCTTCTGTGAGAAATTAACAAAGGCGTCCGGCTACAAGCTTGGGCTGGTGGCTTTGAGGGTGTAAGTAATTATGCATCTCGTTTTTTAGAAAGCTATAAAGGGTTTATtttcttggtaaatatgtagtttggcggtatttgcgagaaaaaaatgttaaaaatccggaaatacttttattatatgctctttaacttcctcttttcattaaacccggcggagataagaaattccaaatactcaAGGAGATATTgtcgttcttattttgcaatacaagtcctgtgcaaccattcgaccgacgcaatttttttattttgcagtgtgtttgtgaatgcctaattaattaaaatggtcgattaggtcaggttagttacattataaatactttcaaacaaagcggacattaaaaataatgtgaattaattttaatggttgtttagttttaaagtatttataatataactgacctgaccaaacaaaccgggacaaggatgaacagtaggaacttagtaatttttttttttacttattacttgcgcaacaatatccaaataacaaataaaacattagaatttgaaacgttaaaaactaatctaagttagaggcgggtacaattaatttgccattagtagaaaatgacgtagtcgttcacctacgtcgcgagaaaaaaaatcatactcctaaacaagaaacaatgttgaatgctgcatgaatgcacaggtattgtgatgaaattaaaaaattctatagctcctaaagtatttggaatttattatctccgccgggtttaatgaaaagaggaagttaaatagcatagaataaaagtattattggaatttttaaattttttttaacaaatatcacccaactatgaaaattaaaaaaattcgatatctcctaaggtattttcggatttttaattttttttttttcgcaaataccgctaaactacatatttactttttttttttttttaaatttctcattaTTTATAATAGTTACTGGCTATTTCTATAAATTTGTAATCCTTAATTTTCCACCATGAAATTGGTTGGAATATGAAAGCTGATGGATGATGGAGTCGCCCGGGCACAGACGTAGCTGGAGTGAGAGATCTGTTGGGTCCGGATCCCTTCCTTCCAAGATCAGAAGAAAAAACAagcgaagacagaataagaaaatcatAGTAAATTAGCTTCTTAACACATTATTTTATGCTTATTGTGATACTTAACGGGCTGCAATAATGTATTTCGTCCCCATCACAGCCTGACATGCttcatacacagaagcggcaggaattgttTTCCCAAGTACCTAGTCTGTATGTAATAACATAGTATACGTGTATTTATGTCTTGTTTTAAAGAAATCGTCAAATCATTGACTTAAGAACCAagtatttaaacaattaaaatttaaaaaaaaaaaacaaatattaaatgtttagtttCTTCAAGCAAAATGGTGACTTAAATTTGTACTTGTTAAGGTTGGAGTTTTCAAAGTTTGCTATTCTGTGTGATTTTGTTTTAGTTGTGAGacagtaaattttctttaaaaatttcagttatagagtaaagttaacatttaaattaacaTAACTTTTTGATTGGGGTGCCCTCCTTGACCatctttttatttccaattgtTATTCTTCTAAAATCAATTGTAAATACATCTTAGATAATACTGGTTTAAGAGTCCCCCAGTATCATAGTCGACTTACATCTACTTTCTGTACAATCAAGagaaaaaaatgatattatttttagattaataagcaattataatagtttagacccaatagtaacaagcttagccaattagtaaattattttagtagcacttcAAGCCAATTCAATCAACTGTGTATTCTTAATCCAcataattttctgtatttttgaatttattaattattttttattattattattatattttttgtttgttttgtgtcctttgtctgtGGTGTATcttgtgtattgtgtgtgtgtttttttttgtatcgtgcacacccctgtaatctctcctcagagtgttggtgtgcatgtcacaatttataaataaataaataaataaaaataacagtgCGATGGTTGGGGCGCAGGGGCTGGCTGATGTTCCAGTCGCTGGACGAGCACTCGTCGATGCGCTACCACGTGTACTACCACCTGGTGCAGGTGGCCCGCCAGGTGGACCAGGTTCACGCCGTCTTCAAGGACGTGGACCGCCTGCGGCAGCAGTTCTCCGCCTGCCCCCCCTCCAACGAGCAGATGCAGAAGCTGCTGCGTCTGCTGCACGAGGTGCTGGTCAGCAGCAAGAAGAGGTACCGTCCTCCTCCTTGCGACGACGCTTCCGGCAGCGCGAGGCTCCTCTTTGTCGTGTGCTTGCGGGGGAAAAACCTCCACCTCACTTTCAATACTTGATAATCAGGGACGAGATTATATCGTTGAATTTCTACAAAGCCGGATGCTTCCGGCAGCGTGgtcagaaccccccccccccctttccaggaGGCTCTTCTTTGTCATGTGCTTGCGGGGGAAAAACCCCTCACTTTCAATACTTGATAATCAAGGACGAGATTACATAGTGAATTTCTATAAAGCAGAAATAACACCGACGATACACCCTATAACTCCGAAATGCAAGTCAACGCACCATAGAGCACcaaaatgtgtatttatttaaaaactcaaAACTCAAGTTACAAAATCTTAATCCTTTTCATGTATTAAAAttcgatgaattttaattatttaccatGAGGCTAGTAACAAAATGTACGTGTTAATTGGATTGGAAAACATTTTGCTACTGCAACTGTTGCATGtaacaaatttttacattacGCCGTTGGTACACCTTTCAAGCGCAACATatgcttgctgatttatttttatttttttcccagtaGCTAGACATGATTATaacaaatcattttattgttaagcatgtatcagtcaaaatgacattgTTTTGTTGAAGTATCATTGAACAAGGAAGTGTggtatttgttgaaaattgtgctacctttatgaataaacagagttcacaaaaaataaaaaacaataacaccaatagagagagatgctttgtaggtgtgtacaaacttaaaaaaaaaaaatcgaattaaagaggcattgcaacgcatgccgagcatCAGCTAGTACAATATAAAAGGCATATGCAAGGGTCTGTTTGAATTTTCACATTTGTTACATGTTTCaattctaaaattaataaaaattattgtaatcaTGTAAAAGAAATGTCTGGTAACactgtaacatttcaaaaaattttttggaaCCCTCAGTTACATACCTATACtgtaagatattttaaaaatttagtaaggGAAAttgtaaatacagtagaatcctgccgatgcgacccccctctgatgcgtccattccatttatacgaccgttttttgagaaaccgtgaaaaatttaagcagagaaagtcgaaaatttgagtaaaatctgctgaaaaacatgtctgttacactttgttgggcgctatgtgttcacgtttatcttggcgagggctgtactgtaagcaggcaggcatacaaaagacggctaaaaatagataccacccctctagactgtccacgcggcagtgtctagccgagctcggcgcttTCATTATCGCACGAAAAGCCTTCTCAGCTGTCATGAaatcttacccgcccggcggcttgacgtcatacgtgacgtgacgcttgcctctcccatcccctgctaattcttcaaggctcatccctcccagagccacaaaccatgtaaaaacaacccccccccccccccccctccttttccaactaacatttcaacacattccctcccttatttcaaccttctgcgtgagaaactgtcagcgtgttttttttttttttattacgctgcgaagggacgtggaaaagataattgcttgagctgtcaaaataaacatcgctgacggcagggcggggagcgcatcctgtcggtcggtcgctgtgattatctactcgaaaaacatgtcacagcatttcaggatagcattgttcttatatctttcgtttatagccaaatgttttctacctgatccacacaagttccttcgccacgttttgaacgaaaataacaaccagccggctagcatagccgaactcgcgtgacacGAATTCATAGagcgcgagtattttatgtatttgaatatttggggggggggggggggggtaaaattggcccgaattctctattgcgaccattccgtttataagtcagtTTTTCCAGGAACCGTGAgaggtcgcatcagcgggattctactgtattgaaaaatttataaatttcattttttttttttttatgtgacgtcTAAaaagtcgatgaacgccggctgcacgcatgaaaaagtgtcccgttgtgcacattgttccgttaggctgtgtcccgttctgttacgctgtgtcctgttatgcacattgttccattacgctgtgtcccgttacgctcattgtacgcttgcgccgcatctatctctcttccactcgactgttaataaagtgaagtgaaaagttaatgtggttttcattgcttattacaacaacaatttcaacaataaaggttaatattattcttgcatttcaaaaaatctgattactagtatgatttcaagtatttatttattctttcattactaataaaataaaaatgattcaatttcattcatgaaagtatgcaatcatttcgtcaatgtttatgttgcgacgtcgtcacgttaaactatcgtccgtaaaccgacttgcagacaaccaattataatttttttttttttcaaaatttgtaacACTTTGAGACCGCTAGCAGCAGTAGCACTAGCACTAGCAGTAGTAGCACCGCGGGAGTAACAAGGCGCCGGGTGTGTTCTGGCGTGCAGCGAGCAGGCCGCCAGGGTGATGGTGGAGCTGCTGGGCACGTACACGGCGGAGAACGCGTCGCAGGCGCGCGAGGACGCCCAGCGCTGCATCATGGCCGCCCTCGAGGACCCGGGCACCTTCCTGCTCGACCCCCTGCTGGCCCTGAAGCCGGTGCGCTTCCTCGAGGGCGAGCTCATCCACGACCTGCTGTCCGTGTTCGTGTCGGAGAAGCTGCCCGCCTACCTCGACTTCTACCGGGACCACAAGGAGTACGTGCACTCGCTCGGTACGTGTGGGCGTCGCCCCCCGCCCTCCCCCTCCCGCAGTCCGTCGCTGATCCACGACCTGCTGTCCGTGTTCGTGTCGGAGAAGCTGCCCGCCTACCTCGACTTCTACCGCGACCACAAGGAGTACGTGCACTCGCTCGGTACGTGTGGGCGTcgcctcccctccctccccctcccgcaGTCCGTCACTGCTGTGTCTCGTCGCTCCAACATTTTCAACTTTCCTTTACTGTCTGAAGAGGCTCTGCTTTACAGCCAGCAAGATAAGTATCAAGCCTGTGGCATTATCACAGCGCAACAAAAAAGGTTAACGAAAAGAAGAGCATGGTTTAGCTATGAGCTATAAATAGGGGCAAGATTATACGGTGAATTGCGATGAAACCAAAATAACCCTGCAAAGCCATGCAGTACACACCATTTAACACCGATACGCAAGTTGATATACACCTTTTTCGTaccgaaattaaaataaaaattatgaaaataataagcAATTCGACAATACTttacttaaaaatacaaatatttaatttttttgtgatggtTGATTCACTGGATGTAATTTAGTTAGCATGAATTTTGTGCAAAAATATAGGAACtatacagattaaaaaaattaatataatattgtttgatcttgcatctcttttgttagttacattttttttttttacataaatgacATTGGCAAATAtgtgtatgaaatttttttctgagGACATATTTctgttctagacatgcttattgTTATTACTAATGGTAATGAGtttattgtataagtgcatcTTGACTGTGTTAATGAAAATAAAGCTATTTAGGtgaaataagaactaaaaaatatttcagtatcatatttttatgaaagaaaaaattttacaaataaaaacgaTAACaccaaaatttcctgttttaaaaatgaaattgaccaaaaaataaaaccataaaatcttgtcccccATCCATAAAAACACATCTAATAGCAGGAGCTCACAATGACAcgtttgcatacttgcacacaagcATACTTTTGCTCTCAAATACTTGCAGATATTTGTTTTCACTCACCTGTACGCTAATATACTTTCACACATTT includes these proteins:
- the LOC134536853 gene encoding eukaryotic translation initiation factor 3 subunit M, whose protein sequence is MIVVPVFIELSLEDQAQEFRAYFKRLGAEISEEKSPKGIEDDLHKIIGVCDACFKEANENEIESVLNGIVSMLVLIPVERAENLILAFCEKLTKASGYKLGLVALRVGWLMFQSLDEHSSMRYHVYYHLVQVARQVDQVHAVFKDVDRLRQQFSACPPSNEQMQKLLRLLHEVLVSSKKSEQAARVMVELLGTYTAENASQAREDAQRCIMAALEDPGTFLLDPLLALKPVRFLEGELIHDLLSVFVSEKLPAYLDFYRDHKEYVHSLGLNHEQNMKKMRLLTFMQLAEGNSEMTFDTVQQELQLEEDEVESFIIDVLKTKLVRARMDQAARKVHVSSTMHRTFGRAQWQQLRDLLLSWRGNLQGTQEAMKSVATRIELGAQQ